From Meiothermus sp., a single genomic window includes:
- a CDS encoding plastocyanin/azurin family copper-binding protein encodes MHKFLWVGLGVLGLLEIFAACQNNSGPNTGLPTCPTTIGIEGFAYKPSSCKIGVGQSVTILASATHPLRGLGTGNPIPATPTTATESYTFSTEGTYEYECATHGAQGMKGSITVVGP; translated from the coding sequence ATGCACAAGTTTTTGTGGGTGGGCTTGGGGGTTTTGGGATTGTTGGAAATCTTCGCGGCCTGTCAGAACAACTCGGGCCCCAACACCGGACTACCCACCTGTCCGACCACCATCGGCATTGAGGGCTTTGCCTATAAGCCTTCCAGTTGCAAAATCGGGGTAGGGCAGAGCGTGACCATCTTGGCCAGTGCCACCCACCCCCTGCGGGGCCTGGGAACGGGCAACCCCATCCCGGCTACCCCGACCACGGCAACCGAGAGCTACACCTTTAGCACCGAGGGAACCTACGAATACGAGTGTGCTACCCACGGTGCGCAGGGTATGAAAGGCTCTATTACCGTGGTGGGCCCCTGA
- a CDS encoding cupin domain-containing protein has protein sequence MKAKFAHSALLPAIETPAALLRPFAGEKLMLLRAEGKAGVALPAHAHPHEQITLVFSGRMRLRVGEEWLELGPGDLVHVPSSVEHEAFFIEDSVVFDAFHPVRQDLLDKLR, from the coding sequence ATGAAAGCCAAATTTGCCCATAGCGCCCTTTTACCGGCCATCGAAACCCCTGCGGCATTGCTGCGGCCTTTTGCGGGGGAAAAGCTAATGCTACTCCGGGCCGAGGGGAAAGCCGGCGTAGCCCTCCCGGCCCATGCCCACCCGCACGAGCAAATCACCCTGGTATTCTCCGGGCGGATGCGCCTGCGGGTGGGAGAAGAATGGCTCGAGCTCGGCCCCGGCGACCTTGTTCACGTACCCTCGAGCGTCGAGCACGAGGCTTTTTTTATCGAAGATAGCGTGGTGTTTGACGCCTTTCATCCGGTACGGCAGGATTTGCTGGATAAACTCAGGTAA
- a CDS encoding ABC transporter permease: MWAYTGRRLLGIIPVLFGISLLVFLFLHLIPGDPAVVMLGERASPERIAELRQKLGLERPLWEQYLLFVGNLLRGDLGTSIFNQLTINEQLARRWPATFELAIAATLFAVAIGIPFGILAAVRKNSLADNLATSFSLLGVSLPVFWLGLLLVYLFAVNLQWLPAGGRLSIETDALFKPITGFYVLDGLFQPRSLWDVVRHLILPAVTLGTIPLAILTRITRGAMLEVLSQDYVRTARAKGLSERVVIWRHALKNALLPVVTIIGLQFGTLLGGAILTETIFSWPGIGSWIYEGILNRDYPVVQGGVIFVALVFVLVNLVVDLSYALLDPRIQYR, encoded by the coding sequence ATGTGGGCTTATACAGGAAGACGTTTGTTGGGCATCATCCCGGTGCTGTTTGGGATCTCGTTGTTGGTTTTTTTATTCCTGCACCTAATCCCCGGGGATCCGGCGGTGGTGATGCTGGGCGAGCGGGCCAGCCCCGAGCGGATTGCCGAGCTGCGCCAGAAGCTGGGCCTCGAGCGCCCTTTGTGGGAACAGTACCTGTTGTTTGTGGGCAACTTGCTACGCGGCGACCTAGGCACCAGCATTTTCAACCAACTCACCATCAACGAGCAGTTGGCCCGCCGCTGGCCGGCCACTTTTGAGCTGGCCATTGCGGCAACCCTGTTTGCGGTGGCAATCGGGATTCCCTTTGGCATCCTGGCTGCTGTGCGTAAAAACTCGCTTGCCGACAACCTGGCCACCTCCTTTTCGTTGCTGGGGGTCTCGCTACCGGTCTTCTGGCTGGGTTTGTTGCTGGTCTACTTGTTTGCGGTCAACCTGCAGTGGTTGCCGGCGGGGGGGCGGCTTTCCATCGAGACAGATGCGTTGTTCAAGCCCATCACCGGGTTTTATGTGTTGGACGGACTTTTTCAGCCTCGGAGCTTGTGGGATGTGGTGCGGCACCTGATTTTGCCGGCCGTGACCCTGGGCACCATTCCCCTGGCCATCCTGACCCGCATCACCCGGGGTGCCATGCTCGAGGTACTCTCGCAGGACTATGTGCGCACCGCCAGGGCCAAAGGGCTTTCCGAGCGGGTGGTCATCTGGCGCCACGCCCTCAAAAATGCCCTCCTGCCTGTTGTAACCATCATCGGCTTGCAGTTTGGAACCCTTTTGGGGGGCGCTATCCTGACCGAGACCATCTTTAGCTGGCCCGGCATCGGAAGCTGGATTTACGAAGGCATCCTCAACCGCGATTACCCGGTGGTGCAGGGAGGGGTCATCTTTGTGGCCTTGGTGTTTGTGCTGGTCAATCTGGTGGTAGATCTGTCCTATGCCTTGCTCGATCCAAGGATTCAATACCGATGA
- a CDS encoding YkvA family protein, whose product MKHEIQKFDTIDIDLRERYSEADFWHKLRRFARKAGREVVEKALWLYYALERPETPAWAKRTIIGALVYFVLPFDLVADLAPLVGFTDDLSVLLVAVSTVAAYITPAVKEQARQKTREWFGETCEPPA is encoded by the coding sequence TTGAAGCACGAAATTCAAAAATTTGACACCATCGATATAGACCTGCGCGAGCGCTACAGCGAGGCCGATTTCTGGCACAAGCTCAGGCGCTTCGCCCGTAAGGCGGGCCGCGAAGTGGTGGAAAAAGCCCTCTGGCTCTACTATGCCCTAGAGCGCCCGGAGACCCCCGCCTGGGCCAAGCGCACCATCATCGGGGCTTTGGTGTACTTTGTGTTGCCCTTCGACCTGGTGGCCGACCTAGCGCCGCTGGTGGGTTTTACCGACGATCTGAGCGTTTTGCTGGTGGCGGTGAGTACGGTAGCGGCTTACATCACCCCGGCGGTCAAGGAGCAGGCCCGGCAAAAGACTCGAGAGTGGTTCGGCGAGACCTGCGAACCCCCAGCCTAA
- a CDS encoding branched-chain amino acid ABC transporter permease, which translates to MTFADLLAILPQTLLEGLLLGFVYAMVALGYTMVYGVLGLINFAHSEVFMIGAVIGLEVFRFWGNPEAPVISNPLLLLLVALVFAAAGSGTMAVLVERFAYRPLRKRGSKNILVPMITAIGVSFLLQDLTRIYAALRHNEFNMQYRTYDVLNTVFELPLQTSIQFKGIIVIAVSILMLIGLTYLVNRTKLGKAIRAVSQDMQTAALMGINPDTIISRTFLIGGSLGGVAGVLFGLLYTNVTPYSGVLPGLKAFTSAVLGGIGNIPGAMVGGLILGQLETLSGTFLPFLTNGNFGTEYKDVFAFLTLVLLLLFRPQGIFGQNVSEKV; encoded by the coding sequence TTGACGTTCGCAGATCTGCTCGCCATCCTGCCGCAGACCTTGCTCGAGGGTTTGTTGCTGGGCTTTGTGTATGCCATGGTGGCTTTGGGCTACACCATGGTCTACGGGGTGCTGGGGCTCATTAACTTCGCCCACTCCGAAGTGTTCATGATCGGAGCGGTAATTGGCCTCGAGGTGTTCCGCTTCTGGGGCAACCCGGAAGCGCCCGTCATATCCAACCCATTGCTACTGCTGTTGGTGGCTTTGGTGTTTGCCGCAGCGGGCTCAGGTACCATGGCGGTGCTGGTGGAGCGCTTTGCCTACCGGCCTTTGCGCAAGCGAGGCAGCAAGAACATTCTGGTGCCCATGATTACGGCCATTGGGGTCTCGTTTTTGCTGCAAGATCTGACCCGTATCTATGCTGCGCTGCGCCACAACGAGTTCAACATGCAGTACCGCACCTACGATGTGCTCAATACGGTCTTCGAGCTGCCTTTGCAAACCAGCATTCAGTTCAAAGGCATCATCGTGATTGCGGTCTCCATCCTGATGCTCATAGGACTTACCTACCTGGTCAACCGAACCAAGCTCGGCAAGGCCATTCGGGCGGTCTCGCAAGACATGCAGACCGCTGCTTTGATGGGCATCAACCCCGATACCATCATCTCCCGTACCTTTCTAATCGGGGGTTCGCTGGGGGGAGTGGCTGGGGTTCTGTTCGGTCTGCTGTACACCAACGTCACCCCCTATTCGGGCGTGCTGCCGGGCCTCAAGGCCTTCACCTCGGCGGTTCTGGGGGGCATCGGCAACATCCCGGGGGCCATGGTGGGAGGGCTTATTTTGGGCCAGCTCGAGACCCTTTCGGGCACCTTTCTGCCCTTCCTCACCAACGGCAACTTTGGTACCGAGTACAAAGACGTTTTTGCCTTCTTGACCCTGGTCTTGCTGCTGCTGTTCAGACCGCAGGGCATCTTTGGCCAGAATGTGAGTGAAAAGGTATGA
- a CDS encoding branched-chain amino acid ABC transporter substrate-binding protein, which translates to MKKLAILALGALALGVASAQSNVIKIASVSPLSGPQSGLGTAIQQGAQMAIEDAQARFQQLGFQLQFAPQDDQATPDVGVAVARRIVNDPDLLGIVGHLNSGVAIPASEIYKDTNLVMVSPANTNPRVTDRGYLSVNRICGRDDVQGPVGAEYAVKVLKRTRLFVIHDKTPYGQGLAEAFANRAKELGANVVALVGTEEASNFQPLILQMRAQRPDLVYYGGIYDKGGVLVKQMRERGITATFMGGDGLDASDLVKIAGSASKGVLFTTTAGPISTLPKAAAFAQRYKAKFGKDPEAYAVYAYDAANVILNALEAAIKANGGKKPTREQVARAVREVKLDGLTGRIEFDSKGDRKLSDYYIVGMKEAKYPGEVLRVIQFAPPAARQ; encoded by the coding sequence ATGAAAAAGCTCGCAATTCTAGCGCTGGGTGCTTTGGCTCTGGGTGTAGCCTCGGCCCAGTCCAACGTCATCAAGATCGCTTCGGTATCGCCCCTTTCGGGGCCCCAGTCGGGTTTGGGTACAGCCATCCAGCAGGGAGCCCAGATGGCCATCGAGGACGCCCAGGCCCGCTTCCAGCAGCTCGGCTTCCAGCTTCAGTTCGCGCCCCAAGACGACCAAGCTACCCCGGATGTGGGCGTAGCGGTGGCCCGGCGTATCGTCAACGACCCCGATCTGCTGGGCATTGTGGGGCACCTGAACTCGGGTGTGGCCATCCCGGCCTCCGAGATTTACAAAGATACCAACCTGGTGATGGTTTCCCCGGCCAACACCAACCCCCGCGTTACCGACCGGGGTTACCTCAGCGTCAACCGCATCTGCGGCCGTGACGACGTGCAGGGCCCGGTGGGTGCCGAATATGCCGTTAAGGTGCTCAAGCGCACCCGTCTGTTCGTCATCCACGACAAAACCCCTTACGGCCAGGGTCTGGCCGAGGCCTTCGCCAACCGGGCCAAGGAACTCGGCGCTAACGTAGTGGCCCTGGTGGGCACCGAGGAAGCCTCCAACTTCCAGCCCCTCATCCTCCAGATGCGGGCCCAGCGCCCCGACCTGGTCTACTACGGCGGCATCTACGACAAGGGTGGCGTCTTGGTCAAGCAGATGCGCGAGCGCGGCATTACCGCTACCTTCATGGGCGGTGACGGTCTGGACGCTTCCGACCTGGTCAAGATTGCCGGTAGCGCCTCCAAGGGCGTGCTCTTCACCACCACGGCCGGCCCCATCAGCACCCTGCCCAAGGCCGCGGCTTTTGCCCAGCGCTACAAAGCCAAGTTTGGTAAAGACCCCGAGGCCTATGCAGTGTACGCCTACGACGCGGCCAACGTAATCCTGAATGCCCTCGAGGCCGCCATTAAGGCCAACGGTGGCAAGAAGCCCACCCGTGAGCAGGTAGCCCGCGCCGTGCGCGAAGTCAAGCTCGACGGCCTGACCGGCCGCATCGAGTTCGACAGCAAGGGCGACCGCAAGCTCTCGGACTACTACATTGTGGGCATGAAGGAAGCCAAATACCCCGGCGAAGTGCTGCGGGTGATTCAGTTCGCCCCCCCGGCGGCCCGCCAGTAG
- a CDS encoding branched-chain amino acid ABC transporter permease, with the protein MKQFMFPFTLAFTGLAILGALLAPQNGLTNLALLVSVGLVSLGKIPTAWRSGLLAVLALALTVLLRLNPSDKLAFYGLLAVLVATFLLPNLSTLVRVALGVAVLFIAVPIAGLTNSFLFELGIQIGIFAALALGLNVVVGQAGLLDLGFAAFFAIGAYTWGIFGSPQAAEFINGFPASGLPGNYLFLFMALAIITAAITGVLIGLPALRLRGDYLAIVTLGLGEVVRVLANNLDKPLNITNGPQGITPVNRPDVGLLLDFLRAVGAERLYGRPIDESIAYSFFFYLLVLLVIGVVVLVNIRLANSRFGRAWVAIREDEIAAKAMGIPLLPTKLLAFATGAAFSGIMGAVFAAKQTFVSPESFTLQASINILAFVILGGMGSIGGAVVGAAAVTVLNIGILKDFSDLLNTWRQTGVTILGYNMANLPPQLNPAKYERLVFGLILILMMIFRPEGLIPEQRHRAEMQEARQEAQEGGAK; encoded by the coding sequence ATGAAGCAGTTCATGTTTCCTTTCACCCTCGCCTTTACGGGCCTGGCTATTCTGGGGGCCCTGCTGGCGCCCCAAAACGGGCTGACCAACCTGGCCTTGCTGGTTTCTGTGGGTTTGGTGAGCCTGGGCAAAATACCTACCGCCTGGCGTTCGGGTCTGCTGGCCGTGTTGGCCCTGGCGCTTACCGTTCTGTTGCGGCTCAACCCCAGCGACAAACTGGCCTTCTATGGCTTGCTGGCCGTGTTGGTAGCAACCTTCTTGCTACCCAACCTTTCCACCTTGGTGCGGGTGGCCCTGGGAGTGGCGGTGCTGTTTATTGCCGTACCCATTGCCGGCCTGACCAATTCATTCTTGTTCGAACTGGGAATCCAGATTGGCATTTTTGCCGCGCTGGCGTTGGGCCTGAACGTGGTGGTAGGCCAGGCCGGGCTGCTCGACCTGGGCTTTGCCGCCTTTTTCGCTATTGGAGCCTATACTTGGGGTATTTTCGGTTCGCCCCAGGCGGCCGAGTTCATCAACGGTTTTCCTGCTTCGGGTCTGCCGGGCAACTACCTCTTCTTGTTCATGGCCCTGGCCATTATCACCGCGGCCATTACCGGGGTGCTGATCGGCTTGCCCGCCCTAAGGCTCCGGGGCGACTATCTGGCCATCGTCACCCTGGGGTTGGGCGAGGTGGTGCGGGTATTGGCCAACAACCTCGACAAACCCCTCAATATCACCAACGGCCCCCAGGGTATTACCCCGGTTAACCGGCCCGATGTGGGGCTGCTCTTGGACTTTTTGCGCGCTGTGGGCGCCGAACGCTTATACGGGCGCCCCATCGATGAATCCATTGCCTACTCGTTTTTTTTCTACCTGCTGGTGCTGCTGGTGATCGGCGTGGTGGTGCTGGTCAATATCCGACTGGCCAACTCCCGCTTTGGCCGAGCCTGGGTGGCCATTCGAGAAGACGAGATTGCCGCCAAGGCCATGGGGATCCCACTGCTGCCTACCAAGCTGCTGGCTTTTGCGACCGGGGCGGCTTTCTCTGGCATTATGGGCGCGGTTTTCGCAGCCAAACAAACCTTTGTGAGCCCCGAGTCCTTTACCTTGCAGGCCTCCATTAACATCCTGGCCTTTGTGATTCTGGGCGGCATGGGTTCCATTGGCGGGGCGGTGGTGGGCGCCGCTGCCGTTACGGTGCTCAATATCGGCATATTGAAGGACTTTTCCGACCTGCTCAACACCTGGCGGCAGACCGGGGTCACCATTCTGGGCTACAACATGGCCAATCTGCCGCCCCAGCTCAACCCTGCCAAATACGAGCGCCTGGTGTTTGGCCTTATTCTGATTTTGATGATGATTTTCAGGCCCGAGGGATTGATTCCTGAGCAAAGGCACCGCGCCGAGATGCAGGAGGCCCGTCAGGAAGCCCAGGAAGGCGGTGCCAAGTGA
- a CDS encoding ABC transporter ATP-binding protein — translation MPLLEVKDIHTYYGHIHALKGVSLTVEEGEIVTLIGANGAGKSTTLRTISGMNKPRKGEVIYQGNPIHKMPADRIVGLGIGHVPEGRRIFPRMTVEENLEMGGFLIRDPKVVQERKEQAFTLFPRLAERRHQKGGTLSGGEQQMLAIGRALMQDPKLLLMDEPSMGLAPVLVDFIFEIIQKLNQQGKTILLVEQNARLALQIAHRGYVLQTGHLTMSGPAQELAARPEIQEAYLGGH, via the coding sequence ATGCCTCTGCTTGAAGTCAAGGACATCCACACCTACTACGGTCACATCCACGCCCTCAAGGGGGTGTCCCTCACGGTGGAAGAGGGCGAGATTGTGACCCTGATCGGCGCCAACGGCGCAGGCAAGAGCACCACCCTGCGCACCATCAGCGGCATGAACAAGCCCCGCAAAGGGGAGGTGATTTACCAGGGCAATCCCATTCACAAAATGCCCGCCGACCGAATTGTGGGGCTGGGCATCGGGCACGTGCCCGAAGGGCGGCGCATCTTCCCCCGCATGACGGTGGAGGAGAACCTGGAGATGGGAGGCTTTCTCATCCGCGACCCCAAAGTGGTGCAGGAGCGCAAGGAGCAGGCTTTTACCCTGTTTCCCCGTCTGGCCGAACGACGGCACCAGAAGGGCGGCACTTTGTCGGGGGGTGAACAGCAGATGCTGGCCATTGGCCGGGCCCTGATGCAAGACCCCAAGCTCCTGCTGATGGACGAGCCCTCGATGGGTCTGGCCCCCGTGCTGGTGGATTTTATCTTCGAGATTATTCAGAAGCTCAACCAGCAGGGCAAAACCATTTTGTTGGTGGAACAAAATGCCCGCCTGGCCCTGCAAATTGCCCACCGGGGCTACGTGCTCCAGACCGGCCACCTCACCATGAGCGGCCCGGCCCAGGAGCTAGCGGCCCGGCCCGAGATTCAGGAAGCTTATCTGGGAGGGCACTGA
- a CDS encoding ABC transporter substrate-binding protein, translating to MKYRLLGILALGLLGSLGMAQKTLVFGSNGEPVSLESGNITDGISIYAQRQIYDTLVDFKPGSTDPQAGLAISWFASSDGKTWTFRLRQGVKFHDGTDFDASAVVFNVNRWWDPKDPSRISGGANYEIWGELFGGYKGDKGSFLAGVSAVDKYTVRFTFNSPVPYFPVAIGSGYFGIASPAAIKAAGAKYGTAAGGAVGTGPFKVKEWRPGDRLILEKNTNYWKKGLPKSDGVVFRFIKDPAARLAELKAGSIDFTTDIPPSNLKDLQSDRNLRAVFRPSFNVGYLALNPSYKPLSDVRVRQAIAMAINKKEIVRAFWGDLGVTNGHFLPSSFKTYYSPKVTDYEYNPAKAKQMLAEAGYPNGFDLEFWYMPVSRPYFPTPKEIAEAMGADLSAIGIRVKFQTKDWATYLNDRRNPPGFQAYMLGWTGDYGDPSNFFDPHFASPISDLFDSAGNKLDIKELNEVLAKAAASSNQAERVKLYQQADEITFNLALRIPIVHSQPLIAQRTSISGWVPSPLGSESFEDIVKR from the coding sequence ATGAAATATCGGCTGTTAGGCATCTTGGCTCTGGGGCTTTTGGGCAGCCTGGGCATGGCCCAAAAAACCCTGGTGTTTGGCTCCAACGGGGAGCCTGTTAGCCTCGAGTCGGGCAATATCACCGATGGAATTTCCATCTATGCCCAGCGGCAAATCTACGACACCCTGGTAGACTTCAAGCCGGGCTCCACCGACCCCCAAGCAGGTCTGGCGATCAGTTGGTTTGCTTCTTCAGATGGCAAAACCTGGACTTTCCGGCTGCGTCAGGGGGTCAAGTTCCACGACGGCACCGACTTCGATGCCAGCGCAGTGGTGTTCAACGTTAACCGCTGGTGGGATCCCAAAGATCCCAGCCGCATTAGCGGGGGCGCCAACTACGAAATTTGGGGCGAGCTGTTTGGTGGCTATAAGGGCGACAAGGGTAGTTTCCTGGCAGGGGTGAGCGCAGTAGACAAATACACCGTGCGCTTTACCTTCAACAGCCCGGTACCCTACTTCCCGGTCGCCATCGGTTCGGGTTACTTTGGCATTGCCAGCCCCGCTGCCATTAAGGCTGCCGGGGCCAAGTACGGCACGGCTGCTGGCGGCGCGGTGGGGACGGGCCCCTTCAAGGTCAAGGAGTGGCGACCGGGCGACCGCTTGATCCTGGAAAAGAACACCAACTACTGGAAGAAAGGCCTGCCCAAGAGCGATGGCGTGGTGTTCCGCTTCATCAAAGACCCCGCTGCTCGTCTGGCCGAGCTCAAGGCCGGCTCCATCGACTTCACCACCGACATCCCTCCATCCAACCTCAAAGATCTGCAAAGCGACCGCAACCTCCGTGCGGTTTTCCGCCCCAGCTTCAACGTGGGTTATCTGGCCCTGAACCCCAGCTACAAACCCCTGTCCGACGTGCGGGTGCGCCAGGCCATTGCCATGGCCATCAACAAAAAGGAGATTGTGCGGGCATTCTGGGGCGACCTGGGCGTAACCAACGGCCACTTCCTGCCCAGCAGCTTCAAAACCTACTACTCCCCCAAAGTGACCGACTACGAGTACAACCCCGCCAAGGCCAAGCAGATGCTGGCCGAGGCCGGCTATCCCAACGGGTTTGACCTCGAGTTCTGGTACATGCCAGTTTCGCGCCCCTACTTCCCCACCCCCAAAGAAATTGCCGAAGCCATGGGGGCCGATCTCTCGGCCATTGGCATTCGGGTGAAATTCCAGACCAAGGACTGGGCCACCTACCTCAACGACCGCCGTAACCCGCCCGGCTTCCAGGCCTACATGCTGGGCTGGACGGGCGATTATGGCGACCCTTCCAACTTCTTCGACCCCCACTTTGCCTCTCCCATCTCCGACCTCTTCGACAGCGCCGGCAACAAGCTGGACATTAAGGAGCTCAACGAGGTGTTGGCCAAGGCAGCCGCCAGCTCCAACCAGGCCGAGCGCGTCAAGCTTTACCAGCAGGCCGACGAGATCACCTTCAACCTGGCCTTGCGCATCCCCATCGTGCATAGCCAGCCCCTCATTGCCCAGCGCACTTCCATAAGCGGCTGGGTGCCCAGCCCGCTGGGTAGCGAGTCCTTCGAGGACATCGTTAAGCGCTAG
- a CDS encoding ABC transporter permease, with translation MALTQTSKRPSETPTALAVRRFMKSSSGKIGLVMAVFLILLALLAPVFRPYNPATDRDYINRLKPPSAERIFGSDNLGRDVFTRVIHGSRISLQVGLFAVTLSLVVGTLLGLMAGYFRGGLEVVIGWLTDILLAFPSTLLAIAIVAVVGPSLTNAMIAVSITQIPVYIRLARSVVLSARELDYVQAATALGAPSRRILLRHLLPNALPPIIVQATLSIGTATLETAALGFLGLGAQPPAPEWGAMLSDAFRGGYALNAPWTMVFPGLFIMLTVLAFNLLGDGLRDALDPRAIK, from the coding sequence ATGGCCCTGACCCAAACCTCCAAACGCCCCAGTGAAACCCCCACGGCCCTCGCTGTTCGGCGCTTTATGAAGTCGAGCTCGGGCAAAATCGGGCTGGTGATGGCGGTATTCCTGATTTTGCTGGCGCTGTTGGCCCCGGTGTTCAGGCCCTACAACCCCGCCACCGACCGCGACTACATCAACCGTTTGAAGCCTCCTTCGGCCGAACGGATCTTTGGCAGTGACAACCTGGGACGCGACGTGTTTACCCGGGTCATTCACGGCAGCCGAATCTCGCTTCAGGTGGGGCTTTTTGCGGTGACACTTAGCCTGGTAGTGGGAACTTTACTGGGGTTGATGGCCGGTTATTTCCGGGGTGGTTTGGAGGTGGTCATTGGTTGGCTGACCGATATCTTGCTGGCTTTTCCCAGCACGTTGCTGGCCATTGCCATTGTGGCAGTGGTGGGGCCGAGCCTGACCAATGCCATGATTGCCGTAAGCATTACCCAGATCCCGGTTTATATTCGATTGGCCCGCAGCGTGGTGCTTTCGGCCCGTGAACTCGACTATGTGCAGGCTGCTACGGCCCTGGGGGCCCCCAGCCGGCGGATTCTGCTGCGTCACTTGCTGCCCAATGCCCTGCCTCCCATTATCGTGCAGGCCACCCTTTCCATTGGTACGGCTACGCTCGAGACCGCTGCACTGGGCTTTTTGGGCTTGGGGGCGCAGCCGCCTGCGCCCGAATGGGGAGCCATGCTCTCGGATGCCTTCCGTGGGGGCTATGCCCTTAATGCTCCTTGGACCATGGTCTTTCCCGGACTGTTCATCATGCTTACGGTGCTGGCTTTCAACCTGCTAGGCGATGGTCTGCGCGATGCGCTCGACCCCCGGGCCATAAAGTAA
- a CDS encoding ABC transporter ATP-binding protein, whose product MSELALDVQNATKKFGGLVAVNDVSLQVRSKEIFSVIGPNGAGKTTFFNLLTGIYKPDTGRVVFFGKDITGYSPDKVARSGIGRTFQNIRLFKAMTVLENVLVGHHSLTPQTYFDVLLHTPRFHASEKKARERAMELLAYMNLDKRAEELASGLSYGEQRRLEIARALALEPKLLFLDEPAAGMNEQETEDLKMRVRKLRDDLGLTIVLIEHDMAMVMSISDRIAVLEYGSKIAEGLPAEIRSNPKVIEAYLGKGAAGQAGGSTHASA is encoded by the coding sequence GTGAGCGAGTTGGCTTTGGATGTACAAAACGCCACCAAGAAGTTTGGCGGGTTGGTGGCCGTCAACGACGTGAGTTTGCAGGTGCGATCCAAGGAGATTTTCTCGGTGATTGGCCCCAACGGGGCGGGCAAAACCACCTTCTTCAATCTTTTGACCGGAATTTACAAGCCTGACACCGGACGGGTAGTCTTTTTCGGCAAGGACATTACCGGCTACTCCCCAGACAAGGTAGCCCGTAGCGGCATTGGCCGCACCTTCCAGAACATCCGGCTGTTCAAGGCCATGACGGTGTTAGAGAACGTGCTGGTCGGGCACCATAGCCTAACCCCCCAGACCTACTTCGATGTACTGCTGCATACCCCCCGTTTTCATGCCTCGGAAAAGAAAGCCAGGGAGCGGGCCATGGAGCTGCTGGCCTACATGAACCTGGACAAGCGGGCCGAGGAACTGGCCTCGGGGCTTTCGTATGGCGAGCAGCGCAGGCTCGAGATCGCCCGGGCCCTGGCCCTGGAACCCAAGCTACTGTTTTTGGATGAGCCAGCGGCGGGTATGAACGAACAGGAAACCGAAGACCTCAAAATGCGGGTACGCAAACTGCGGGACGACCTGGGCCTGACCATCGTACTGATCGAACACGACATGGCCATGGTGATGAGCATCTCGGATCGGATTGCGGTGCTCGAGTACGGCTCCAAGATTGCCGAAGGGCTGCCCGCCGAGATCCGCAGCAACCCCAAGGTGATCGAAGCCTATCTGGGCAAGGGCGCAGCAGGCCAGGCCGGAGGGAGCACCCATGCCTCTGCTTGA
- a CDS encoding GNAT family N-acetyltransferase, producing the protein MQAEVTTYYLEMCSPNELRPKHVQIEGLQVIKAEIPSAELQHFLYRSVGGNWYWYEKAHWTYQQWWAYAQNPNLHTWVAYLKGTPAGYFQLEVQQGGNVEIVYFGLLEQFGGMGLGGYLLTCALEEAWRLGARRVWVHTCSLDSPAALPNYQARGMRLYKTETAILEIPDQTPGPWDGA; encoded by the coding sequence ATGCAGGCCGAAGTGACCACCTACTACCTCGAGATGTGCTCCCCCAACGAACTGCGGCCCAAGCACGTCCAAATAGAGGGACTTCAAGTTATCAAAGCGGAAATCCCCAGCGCCGAGCTGCAGCACTTCTTGTACCGTAGTGTTGGCGGCAACTGGTACTGGTACGAGAAAGCCCACTGGACCTACCAGCAGTGGTGGGCGTATGCCCAGAACCCCAACCTGCACACCTGGGTGGCCTACTTGAAGGGCACCCCGGCGGGCTACTTTCAGCTCGAGGTGCAGCAGGGGGGCAACGTGGAAATCGTCTATTTTGGCCTGCTGGAGCAGTTTGGCGGGATGGGACTGGGGGGCTATCTGCTGACCTGTGCGCTCGAGGAAGCTTGGCGCTTAGGCGCCCGGCGGGTCTGGGTACACACCTGCTCGCTCGATAGCCCGGCGGCCCTGCCCAACTACCAAGCCCGGGGGATGCGGCTGTACAAAACCGAAACCGCCATCCTGGAGATACCCGATCAGACCCCAGGCCCCTGGGACGGCGCTTAG